The following proteins come from a genomic window of Flavobacterium eburneipallidum:
- the cdd gene encoding cytidine deaminase — MKDIIITTQFSAFDSISELPIDIQNLMEQAIEIRKKAYAPYSKFRVGAALLLDNGKVVLGSNQENAAYPSGLCAERVAIFHAGAIYPEARILKMAITAASDTNTTTAPIPPCGSCRQSIAEYEIKQETPIEIYFMGEIGAIYKSDSLKNLLPFMFDKKFL; from the coding sequence ATGAAAGATATTATAATTACCACTCAATTTTCTGCTTTTGATTCCATTTCAGAATTACCAATTGACATTCAAAACCTAATGGAACAAGCCATCGAAATTAGAAAAAAAGCGTATGCACCCTATTCTAAATTTAGAGTTGGAGCAGCACTTTTGTTAGATAATGGGAAAGTAGTTTTAGGCTCCAATCAAGAGAATGCAGCTTATCCATCAGGACTTTGTGCCGAACGGGTGGCTATATTTCATGCTGGAGCTATTTATCCCGAAGCTCGAATTTTAAAAATGGCCATTACGGCAGCTTCCGATACGAATACAACTACTGCTCCGATTCCTCCTTGTGGTTCTTGCCGACAATCGATAGCCGAATATGAAATCAAACAAGAAACGCCAATCGAAATTTACTTTATGGGAGAAATAGGCGCTATTTATAAATCGGATTCGCTAAAAAACCTATTACCTTTTATGTTTGATAAAAAGTTTTTATAA
- the pdhA gene encoding pyruvate dehydrogenase (acetyl-transferring) E1 component subunit alpha, translating into MKEVTKEVYLKWYEDMLLWRKFEDKLAALYIQQKVRGFLHLYNGQEAVLAGALHAMDLTKDKMITAYRNHVQPIGMGVDPRRVMAELLGKVTGTSKGMGGSMHIFSKEHRFYGGHGIVGGQIPLGAGLAFGDKYNNTGGVTMTYFGDGAARQGSLHEAFNMAMLWKLPVVFIVENNGYAMGTSVERTANHTDIWKLGLGYEMPCGPVDGMNPVKVAEAMTEAIERARRGDGPTFLEMKTYRYRGHSMSDAQLYRSKEEVEEYKKIDPITQVLDVIKDQKYASESEIEAIDQRVKDLVEECVKFAEESPFPEVQQLYDVVYAQENYPFTPHKL; encoded by the coding sequence ATGAAAGAAGTTACAAAAGAAGTTTATTTAAAGTGGTATGAAGACATGCTTCTTTGGAGAAAATTTGAAGACAAATTAGCAGCACTATATATTCAACAAAAAGTTAGAGGATTTCTACACTTATATAATGGTCAGGAAGCTGTTCTAGCTGGTGCGTTGCACGCTATGGACTTGACGAAAGACAAAATGATTACCGCATACAGAAACCACGTTCAGCCAATTGGAATGGGTGTAGATCCAAGAAGAGTAATGGCAGAACTTTTAGGAAAAGTAACTGGAACTTCAAAAGGAATGGGTGGTTCTATGCACATTTTCTCAAAAGAACACCGTTTTTATGGAGGACACGGAATTGTAGGTGGTCAAATTCCATTGGGAGCAGGTTTAGCATTTGGAGACAAATACAACAATACTGGTGGAGTTACAATGACTTACTTTGGAGACGGAGCAGCTCGTCAAGGATCACTTCACGAAGCATTTAACATGGCAATGTTGTGGAAACTTCCAGTAGTTTTTATCGTTGAAAACAACGGTTATGCTATGGGAACTTCTGTAGAAAGAACAGCCAACCATACTGATATTTGGAAATTAGGTTTAGGATACGAAATGCCTTGCGGACCAGTTGATGGAATGAATCCTGTAAAAGTAGCTGAAGCAATGACAGAAGCTATCGAAAGAGCAAGACGTGGCGACGGACCAACTTTCTTGGAAATGAAAACATACCGCTACAGAGGACACTCAATGTCTGATGCGCAATTATACCGTTCGAAAGAAGAAGTAGAAGAATACAAAAAAATCGACCCGATTACTCAAGTTTTGGATGTAATTAAAGATCAAAAATATGCTTCTGAATCTGAAATCGAAGCTATTGATCAAAGAGTAAAAGACTTGGTTGAAGAATGCGTAAAATTCGCAGAAGAATCTCCATTCCCAGAAGTACAACAACTTTACGATGTGGTTTACGCTCAAGAAAATTATCCATTTACCCCTCATAAACTATAA
- a CDS encoding 2-oxo acid dehydrogenase subunit E2, translating to MATIITMPRLSDTMTDGTVATWLKKVGDKVSEGDMLAEIETDKATMEFESFNEGTLLYIGIQEGETAPVDSLLAIIGKEGEDISALIAGGATAAPASAEATTKEEAPAATEAKQETAAPVAAAALPAGVVVVTMPRLSDTMTEGTVATWLKKVGDKVSEGDMLAEIETDKATMEFESFNEGTLLYIGIEAGQSATIDSLLAIIGPAGTDISGIAENYKAGGAPAAPVATEEAKSAPATETAAPVVQEASADGQRVLASPLAKKIASDKGIQLTQVKGSGENGRITKSDVENFTPQAAAPEAPSAAPAKSEAASPAAKPYVPAGQIATEEIKNSTMRKIIAKRLAESLFTAPHYNLVIEVTMDEAMKSRGIINSVPDTKVSFNDMVIKASALALKKHPKINSQWSAEAITINYHVNIGVAVAVEDGLVVPVLPFTDGMSLSQIGASVRDLAGRAKNKKLLPSEMEGSTFTISNLGMFGITEFNSIINQPNSAILSVGAIVEKPVVKNGQIVVGNTMMLSLACDHRTIDGATGAQFLQTLKQYIENPVTMLA from the coding sequence ATGGCAACAATTATAACAATGCCTCGTTTGAGCGACACAATGACTGATGGAACAGTGGCGACTTGGTTAAAAAAAGTAGGTGATAAAGTAAGTGAAGGCGATATGCTAGCTGAAATTGAAACCGACAAAGCAACAATGGAATTTGAGTCTTTCAACGAAGGAACTCTATTATATATAGGAATTCAAGAAGGAGAAACTGCGCCAGTAGATTCACTTTTAGCCATTATTGGAAAAGAAGGAGAAGACATTTCAGCTTTAATCGCAGGAGGCGCAACTGCTGCTCCAGCAAGTGCAGAAGCTACAACTAAAGAAGAAGCTCCAGCAGCAACAGAAGCTAAACAAGAAACAGCTGCTCCAGTAGCCGCTGCTGCTTTACCAGCAGGAGTTGTTGTAGTAACAATGCCTCGTTTGAGCGATACAATGACTGAAGGAACTGTGGCTACTTGGTTGAAAAAAGTAGGAGACAAAGTTTCAGAAGGCGATATGCTGGCAGAAATCGAAACCGATAAAGCTACAATGGAATTCGAATCTTTCAATGAAGGTACTTTATTGTATATCGGAATTGAAGCAGGACAATCTGCAACGATTGATAGTTTATTAGCTATCATTGGCCCTGCAGGAACAGATATTAGCGGAATCGCTGAAAATTATAAAGCAGGTGGAGCTCCAGCTGCTCCCGTAGCAACAGAAGAAGCCAAATCAGCACCAGCTACAGAAACTGCCGCTCCAGTTGTTCAAGAAGCATCTGCTGACGGACAAAGAGTTTTAGCTTCGCCATTAGCAAAGAAAATTGCTAGTGACAAAGGAATACAATTAACACAAGTAAAAGGTTCTGGAGAAAACGGACGTATTACCAAAAGTGATGTAGAAAACTTTACTCCACAAGCCGCTGCTCCAGAAGCTCCAAGTGCTGCTCCAGCAAAATCAGAAGCTGCTTCTCCAGCTGCAAAACCTTACGTTCCAGCAGGACAAATTGCCACTGAAGAGATTAAAAACTCAACAATGCGTAAAATCATTGCGAAACGTTTGGCAGAATCATTGTTTACTGCGCCACATTACAACTTGGTAATTGAAGTAACAATGGACGAAGCAATGAAATCAAGAGGAATTATCAATAGCGTTCCAGATACCAAAGTATCTTTCAACGATATGGTCATTAAAGCTTCTGCTTTGGCTTTGAAAAAACACCCAAAAATCAATTCACAATGGTCTGCGGAAGCTATAACTATAAACTACCACGTAAATATTGGTGTTGCTGTAGCTGTTGAAGACGGATTAGTTGTTCCAGTATTACCATTTACTGACGGTATGAGTTTATCTCAAATTGGAGCAAGTGTAAGAGATTTGGCAGGAAGAGCTAAAAACAAAAAATTATTACCTTCAGAAATGGAAGGAAGTACGTTTACTATTTCTAACCTTGGAATGTTTGGTATTACTGAATTTAACTCTATCATCAACCAGCCGAATTCTGCAATCCTTTCAGTAGGTGCAATTGTAGAAAAACCAGTGGTGAAAAATGGTCAAATTGTAGTAGGAAACACCATGATGCTTTCATTAGCTTGTGATCACAGAACTATCGACGGGGCAACCGGAGCACAGTTCTTGCAAACTTTGAAACAATATATTGAAAACCCAGTGACGATGCTAGCTTAA
- a CDS encoding glycosyltransferase, translating into MNVNQHVLIIGFVWPEPNSSAAGGRMVQLISIFKKQGFEITFASPAMDSDYMIDLNSLGVSKKSISLNCSSFDVFVKELNPAIVLFDRFMIEEQFGWRVAENCPDALRILDTEDLHCLRLARQKAFKENRPFSTNDLLVEDVAKREIASILRCDISLMIAEYEMELLQSVFKIDSNLLYYLPLLLEPIEESFIQNLPSFEERNNFIFIGNFLHEPNWNAVQYLKETIWLLIRKQMPEAILHVYGAYPSQKVLQLHQPKQGFHIMGRANDAQEVVKKAKIVLAPLRFGAGIKGKLLEAMQCGTPSITTTIGAESMCGDLPWNGFIIDDAQVFANIAVELYQDKTLWQNAQKNGFEILEKRYLKSLFENDFVKHILETQTHLKQHRLHNFMGSMLQHHTLTSTKYMSRWIEEKNK; encoded by the coding sequence ATGAATGTAAATCAGCACGTTTTAATTATTGGATTTGTTTGGCCTGAACCTAATTCTTCGGCAGCTGGTGGTAGAATGGTACAATTGATTTCTATTTTCAAAAAGCAAGGTTTTGAAATTACTTTTGCCAGTCCAGCAATGGATAGCGATTATATGATTGACTTAAATTCTCTTGGAGTTTCCAAGAAATCCATCAGTTTAAATTGTTCCAGTTTTGATGTTTTTGTAAAAGAATTGAATCCTGCTATCGTTTTGTTTGATCGTTTTATGATAGAAGAGCAGTTTGGCTGGCGCGTTGCCGAAAATTGTCCTGATGCGTTGCGAATTTTGGATACCGAAGATTTGCATTGTTTGCGTTTGGCTCGCCAAAAAGCATTCAAGGAAAATCGACCATTTTCAACAAATGATTTATTAGTTGAAGACGTTGCCAAAAGAGAAATTGCCAGTATTTTGCGTTGCGATATTTCACTGATGATTGCCGAATATGAAATGGAATTATTGCAATCGGTTTTCAAAATCGACTCGAATTTATTGTATTATTTGCCTTTGTTATTAGAACCAATTGAAGAATCTTTTATTCAAAATTTACCTTCATTCGAAGAACGAAATAACTTTATTTTTATTGGAAACTTTCTGCATGAACCCAATTGGAATGCCGTTCAATATCTTAAAGAAACGATTTGGCTATTGATTAGGAAGCAAATGCCAGAAGCTATTTTGCATGTTTACGGTGCTTATCCTTCGCAAAAAGTATTGCAATTGCACCAACCCAAACAAGGATTTCATATTATGGGTCGTGCGAATGACGCGCAAGAAGTGGTAAAAAAAGCTAAAATAGTTTTAGCTCCTTTACGTTTTGGAGCTGGAATCAAAGGAAAATTACTAGAAGCTATGCAATGCGGAACACCAAGCATAACCACAACTATTGGTGCTGAATCGATGTGTGGTGATTTACCTTGGAATGGATTTATCATTGATGACGCACAAGTTTTTGCTAATATAGCGGTAGAATTATATCAAGACAAAACCCTTTGGCAAAATGCTCAAAAGAATGGTTTTGAAATTTTAGAAAAACGTTATTTGAAATCTTTATTTGAAAATGATTTTGTTAAGCATATTTTGGAAACTCAAACTCATTTAAAACAACATCGTTTGCATAATTTTATGGGATCCATGTTGCAACATCATACTTTGACGAGTACCAAATATATGTCAAGATGGATAGAGGAGAAGAATAAGTAA
- a CDS encoding tRNA-(ms[2]io[6]A)-hydroxylase, whose product MLGLKLVTDPKWVNIVESNIEEILTDHAWCEQKAATNIITIITYNSEHEELVTDLLEIAKEELEHFQMVHNIIKERGLKLGRERKDHYVNELFKFMKKDGSRNDAFVDRLLFSAMIEARSCERFKVLSQNIEDKELAEFYRKLMISEAGHYTTFLAFAKKYSERVDVDKRWKEWLEFEGKLITNYGKSETVHG is encoded by the coding sequence ATGTTAGGATTAAAATTAGTTACCGACCCAAAATGGGTAAATATCGTTGAATCGAACATCGAAGAAATTTTGACCGATCACGCTTGGTGCGAACAAAAAGCGGCAACCAATATCATCACTATAATAACCTACAATTCAGAACATGAAGAATTGGTTACCGATTTATTAGAAATTGCCAAAGAAGAATTGGAACATTTTCAAATGGTTCACAACATCATCAAGGAACGTGGATTGAAATTAGGAAGAGAACGTAAAGATCATTATGTGAACGAACTTTTTAAATTCATGAAGAAAGACGGTAGCCGAAATGATGCTTTTGTGGATAGATTGCTTTTTTCTGCCATGATTGAAGCTAGAAGTTGCGAGCGTTTCAAAGTTTTATCACAAAATATTGAAGACAAAGAATTAGCTGAATTTTACCGAAAATTGATGATTAGTGAAGCAGGACATTATACTACTTTCCTAGCTTTCGCCAAAAAATATTCCGAAAGGGTTGATGTTGATAAACGTTGGAAAGAGTGGCTAGAATTCGAAGGAAAACTAATTACCAATTATGGTAAAAGTGAAACCGTTCACGGATAA
- a CDS encoding AsmA-like C-terminal region-containing protein: protein MNVAKVKTIVVKATKYIGIGLVVILGLMFLTPIVFSEKLKEEIKKTANKKLAGEMNYSDVDVSFFKHFPSLTLTLNDFKLNGSAPFQKERFINAKEVSFGINLSSLIFGKSINIDEIYLLNSTINIKVTKNGLANYNVYIADKEAPKEIKNGESAAIKLERIEIVNSQLVYDDKSTQVHFDAFGFNYLGKGDLSQDIFDLYSKAKIDKLNILYQNEHYLMNKKVDADLITKININSLSFVFEQNDLMINQLPVDFKGKFDFLKDGYNMDFIINSNNSNLHDLFTAFPPKYITWLSKTEIKGKTDLLLTLKGKYIESKKIAPDLNLDFKIREGFVNYNKSAFPVSNLNLDLSTKLPSLNPDLLIVNTKKLDLTINKDYIKSNFYVKGIQTPEINATFDSKIDLEKLNKALGIPDIELKGTLAAKGTAKGKFDNKNSIFPVTNANISLKNGYIKTEFYPNAITNIKILTTVKNQKGTFKDLKIILKPAELTFEGKPIFITANLSDFDDLTYDIKAKGILNISRIYKVFSQKGLDVDGSIKANLVLKGKQSDAEKGNYSKLHNKGILELRNILIATEYLPKKFLIKEGIFKINQDKMSFNNFLAAYGQSDFRMNGYLQNVFNFVTTNKGILRGSFTLNSNYINADEFMSQTQVNTTNPTTANSETKPTSPTTGVIIIPNNLDLHFQANAQKVNFNELTLNQAKGTMSMKKGKLTMQNTGFNRIGCAVTMDANYHATTPETAFFDYAIKANDFDIKKAYNEIKTFREMASAAEKAQGIIALEYKLKGRLNANMEPIYPSLVGNGIVSVKDIKMYGMKMFNIVAKKTGKGEMKNPELSKVQIKSSIKNNIITLERFKFKFAGFRPRIEGTTSLDGRLNIKMRLGLPPLGILGIPMIITGNKDNPKVKIGRKSEDLEETKDSIQ from the coding sequence ATGAATGTTGCCAAAGTTAAAACAATAGTAGTTAAAGCCACGAAATATATAGGAATTGGACTTGTAGTAATTCTGGGTTTGATGTTCTTAACCCCTATTGTTTTTTCTGAAAAACTCAAAGAAGAAATAAAAAAAACAGCCAACAAAAAACTGGCTGGAGAGATGAATTATTCCGATGTGGATGTTTCTTTTTTTAAACATTTTCCTTCTTTGACCTTGACTTTAAATGATTTCAAACTCAATGGCTCTGCCCCTTTTCAAAAAGAACGGTTTATTAATGCCAAAGAAGTATCTTTTGGCATCAATTTGTCGAGTTTGATTTTTGGCAAATCCATCAATATAGATGAAATTTATTTACTCAACTCCACCATAAATATCAAAGTAACCAAAAATGGTTTAGCTAACTATAACGTTTATATTGCTGATAAAGAAGCCCCAAAAGAAATCAAAAATGGAGAATCGGCGGCTATAAAACTAGAACGAATTGAAATTGTCAATAGCCAATTGGTTTATGACGACAAATCTACACAAGTGCACTTTGATGCTTTTGGATTCAATTATTTAGGAAAAGGAGATTTAAGCCAAGATATTTTTGATTTATACTCGAAAGCAAAAATTGACAAACTAAACATTCTCTACCAAAACGAACATTATTTGATGAACAAAAAGGTAGATGCTGATTTAATTACCAAAATAAATATCAACTCGCTTTCTTTTGTTTTCGAGCAAAACGATTTAATGATTAACCAACTACCAGTTGATTTTAAAGGGAAATTCGACTTCTTGAAAGACGGTTACAACATGGATTTTATCATTAACTCTAACAACAGTAATCTTCATGATTTATTTACTGCCTTTCCTCCAAAATACATTACTTGGTTAAGCAAAACAGAAATCAAAGGAAAAACTGATTTATTGCTTACCCTAAAAGGGAAATATATCGAGTCTAAAAAAATAGCTCCCGACCTAAATTTAGATTTCAAAATAAGAGAAGGATTTGTTAACTATAACAAAAGTGCTTTTCCGGTTTCAAACTTAAATCTAGATTTGTCCACAAAATTGCCTTCTTTAAATCCAGATCTTTTAATTGTAAATACTAAAAAACTAGACTTAACAATCAACAAGGACTATATAAAATCTAATTTTTATGTAAAGGGAATTCAAACTCCTGAAATTAACGCTACTTTCGATTCTAAAATAGACCTTGAAAAACTAAACAAAGCATTAGGAATTCCAGATATTGAACTAAAAGGAACGCTTGCAGCAAAAGGCACTGCTAAAGGAAAATTTGATAACAAAAACAGTATTTTTCCTGTTACCAATGCCAATATCAGCCTCAAAAATGGATATATAAAAACCGAATTTTACCCTAATGCAATTACCAATATCAAAATCCTGACTACCGTAAAAAATCAAAAAGGAACGTTCAAGGACTTGAAAATAATTCTGAAACCCGCCGAATTAACCTTTGAAGGGAAACCTATTTTTATTACCGCTAATTTATCTGATTTTGATGACCTTACTTATGACATCAAAGCCAAAGGAATACTTAATATTAGCAGAATTTACAAGGTTTTTTCTCAAAAAGGACTTGATGTTGATGGTTCTATCAAAGCCAATTTAGTTTTGAAAGGAAAACAAAGCGATGCCGAAAAAGGAAATTACAGTAAACTGCACAACAAAGGAATTTTAGAATTAAGAAATATCTTGATTGCCACTGAATATCTTCCGAAAAAATTCCTTATCAAAGAAGGAATTTTTAAAATTAATCAAGATAAAATGTCCTTCAACAACTTCCTTGCTGCTTACGGACAATCAGATTTCAGAATGAATGGGTATTTGCAGAATGTATTCAATTTTGTTACTACAAATAAAGGGATTTTAAGAGGTTCGTTTACATTGAATTCAAATTACATCAATGCTGATGAATTTATGTCACAAACACAGGTAAATACAACTAATCCAACAACAGCAAATTCAGAGACAAAACCAACAAGTCCTACAACTGGAGTAATTATAATTCCGAATAATTTAGATTTGCATTTTCAAGCCAATGCCCAAAAAGTAAATTTCAACGAATTGACCCTAAACCAAGCCAAAGGAACAATGAGTATGAAAAAAGGTAAATTGACAATGCAAAATACAGGCTTCAACAGGATAGGTTGTGCCGTAACTATGGATGCCAATTACCATGCAACAACTCCTGAAACAGCCTTTTTTGATTATGCTATCAAAGCCAATGATTTTGATATTAAAAAAGCCTACAACGAAATAAAGACATTCAGAGAAATGGCAAGTGCTGCCGAGAAAGCGCAAGGGATTATTGCATTAGAATACAAACTCAAAGGACGTTTAAATGCAAACATGGAACCAATTTACCCATCACTAGTCGGTAACGGAATCGTTTCTGTAAAAGACATTAAAATGTATGGAATGAAAATGTTTAATATCGTTGCTAAAAAAACAGGTAAGGGAGAAATGAAAAATCCAGAATTATCCAAGGTTCAAATTAAAAGTTCTATCAAAAATAACATTATTACTCTAGAACGATTCAAATTCAAATTTGCAGGATTTAGACCCAGAATTGAAGGAACCACAAGTTTAGACGGAAGATTGAATATCAAAATGCGTTTAGGCTTACCACCATTGGGAATACTTGGAATTCCGATGATAATAACAGGAAACAAGGATAATCCAAAAGTAAAAATAGGTAGAAAATCAGAAGATTTAGAAGAAACGAAAGATAGTATTCAATAG